A window of Colletes latitarsis isolate SP2378_abdomen chromosome 11, iyColLati1, whole genome shotgun sequence genomic DNA:
CATACGGAAATAGAACCAGTACCAGAGGCAGGGGACCAGTTTTTTTTAACAACCTACTTGTAACATTTATGTGTTAGAGTTGGGCAATTAGCAGTTCACGCGGCACGATTGAGCGCCCACGACTTTTAATCAAACTTTGCCCAACCCTGATATCTTTCTTTATATAATATGACTGTGCTCGAAATTAGGCATCCATTCGTTTGAAAAAATTGCGATACCGATTCGAATGATATATTTCGCCGTCCTTCGGATATTCCATCACTTTGCAATTGCGAAACGCGCTTAGCAGCAGTAGCCACGACGGTAGTACTTTCGTAAACAAAACGACCTTAACGTTGATTGGCAAAGGAAAACCAACTTTTCTTTATGCAAGACAATTCCATCGTGTCATGTTCAGTTTCTATTGTTTTGGATGTGTATGGGGGAGCAATGACCAAAGGGGACGTTTACGATAACCAAAGCGTTTTGCAGAATTAATCCGTTCGAAGAATTAAAGGTGTGCTCGCACAATTGATTCTGAGATGAATTCTGATCACACTGCCTTTTTCACGCGAATTTTGGATCCTCGAGCACGCGTTGTTGCACGAGTTTTCGAAAAACCCGGTGTCACGGACGATACGAAGAGACCCCTCAAGACGAAACAGAGAGAATATTCTACTGGTATACAAGCCACGCACCTTGACAACAGAGTCCGCAAGATAAAGCCGTACCTGGTTCCCACAAATACAAGAACACAAGTTTCGACGATGAACAAATGAAATGGATGCCAAACAAAGAGACAGATGGATACCAAAGATTTCCACCAAGAGAAGAACGACCCCAGCATAGCGTAGAGGAAACAATAATAAAGGACAAGCGTCAAGAGGAATAAAAAAATCTTCCGGAACAGACGGATCCGCTGTAACAGTAGCGAGGGAACATTCGTGTGGCCCACGTTTTCCCCATAAATGGATCCTCTCGTCTTCTTCGGTCGCTCGGAGGAAGCcagtgaaaaatatatttttcttttctacATCAGTTTACAATGTCTCTTCGgaattctttctctctctttttaCTTTCGTTTTTTAGCGTTACATTCGATGTACACGTATTTACATTTACTTTTGTGCCAGCTTTGAAATATAAGTTTTTGCAATAGTAAGCATTATAGGCGGAATTTTTTTCAGCACTCGCGAATACCAATCACCATACAATCCGTTACTTTACGTTGACATCACGAGCAACTGTCTTTTCCCTCTGCCTTATGCAGTTCCATCTTTTCAACGATCGATATAGTTTCTGATCGAACCAGTTTGCGATTTAATTTATAGTTTAAAGAGACTTTCAGAATGACTTGACAAATATATCTTGTTTTCTTTTCGTATTCAAACATTACTTCATACCTGATCGTCGAGCATTTAGTGATATTCTATTGTGAGCTGCTCTGCAGAAACATTACCCTAGGCGTACCGGTTTATTTCAAATAGAAATAACGTATCCTCTTATGACAATTGTTCGACGGTTTTCTGCAGGGTGGAGGTTTGTTTTGTTAAATGACTATACTTGTTTTAAAGATTGAATTGCATAAAAAGAAAGGTTGCATCAATCGCAGATACTAAATTCGAGCACACATTTCCAACATAATATTCAGCACTGAAGATGTGGTCAGAGACAGAACATTACTTGGCATTTTTTCAGTAAGGATAGATTCTCGAGTATACTTTCGCAAAGGAAAAAATGGATTACTATAGGACAATAGTGGATAAAAGTGCACAGGAAACAATTCTTAACCTCTGCGTTACTATTAGTGTAGGAACACAATATATTTAGCATTATTCATAACGTGAATATAATCGTATCTCATGATTAATTATAAGACAAACATACAGCGTCATTGCAATCTATTAATTCTTGTTCTTGTGTGATGCTCAGGATTTGAAGGATTATATGAGACAGGCTGGAGAAGTGACATACGCAGATGCACACAAACAGCGCAGGAACGAAGGGTGAGTTAGCAGTTATTTGAAAAACTACGGTCACGCTAGTGTGGTCCGTAAGTTCTTCGTTTCTTAGATAAGACACAAACTTAACTCACGAACTAACCAAGTAGTAAATTGCTGCTCAGACCATTTAATCGCAATTGTTCAATGTTGCAGAGTTGTAGAATTCGCAACGTATTCAGACCTGAAGAacgccatcgacaaattggacgACACAGAACTGAACGGGCGTAGAATCAGACTCATCGAAGACAAAAGACGCGGTCGTCGCTCAAGATCGTCGAGTTCGaggtcaaggtcaaggtcacGATCTCGATCTCGCCGCCGATCCCGCTCCCGCTCAAGGTATTCCCGTCGTTCTCGAACCCGATCCAGGTACTGTCGGGGGCGATAATGTCTCCAATCATTCTTTTACGTTTACGGTTAACCCATTTATGGCGAAAATGGCGAATTTACCAAGTATTTGGACTATATAAAACGCAAGTTATAAATGGGTTGATTCAACGCTACATAGTTCGTGTATCGTTgctggatttttttttttataaattgcttTGTTTTTTCGAATATTCGGTCCAAGCCCACTTAAATTTTACGGCACGATTACGATTTCTGCGGCCCCTACTTTGAAGGTTAAATTTGTGTTCTTGGAGtcattttaaccccttaacgttcacgcccgaatctgactgctttgaaaaacgatatttcttTAATCcaatggtttaagggatgataatatttgttttctttcaaattatacgttggatacaacattgtaagtaacaaaaaccgcTTTTttggaaacaaatccaataaagaaaactgatcattcttggttaacccgaaaaatatgagcgttaaggggttaagaaaAAGTTGTATATGTTATGGGTACCAAATCGGCCTGGTTTAGCcggtaaattgttttttttttgttttttataaatctGCAAGTATCTCgttaactatgcgaaatatgacgAAATATCAGGAGATCTATTTTGTAGGAAATTGAATTTCTtataaaaaaacattaaaatgatGTTTTGTGAAATAatatactaacccagacctaacccaataccTCAATAATATTCATTACTAATGGAGTTTTACACTTTGTCGTATTAACTgacgtttattttattattcaagTTGTTGGTAAAATCATCTGACAAAAGGATTTTTCTTTGTACCCAGGAGTCGCCGCAGCTCTCGCAGCCGCAGCCGTCGCAGCAGCCGTTCCAAGTCAAGGGCACATTCTAAATCCAAATCAAAGTCCAAATCCAAATCCCCCGAGCGTAGCCGCTCGCGTTCCAAATCCAAGTAAGTATCCCGATCCTTTGTTACATTTAACTCGTTCGTCTTAAATTCTACTCGTTTTATTGTCAATGTTTTTGGCGTTTATTTATTTGCTTTGTTTCTTGCGCAATTTTATCGGCAATTGAACACACATATTACACGTTTCATCCCCCTCACTTTTGGCATTGTGTTTGGGCTCGTTTACAACGGCCTCTCACCGcttattcttcattttttttttttctttttttttgtacacGAACATCATCCATTaacaagaaaaagaaagaagTTTTCAATTGTATTTGTTATTTGTATTTTCTGTCTCCTTTTCATTTGAACTATAATTTTACAGATCAAGAGACCGCTCAAAGTCGAAATCTAAGTCAAAGTCCAAATCCAGATCTCGTTCTAGGTCCAAGGCCGAGAGGTCAAAGTCCAGGTCGCAGTCCAAATCCAAAGCCAAGTCTCCCTCGAAGTGAGTTTAATGGATATAATTAGCGCAAGAAAAGCAAATCTATAGTCGTCCCTTTTAATCCAGTTCTTCTTACAGAGACAGATCTAGTCGTGAAAGATCAAGAGGCGACAGATCAAGATCCAGATCGGGCAGTAAACATAGCAAAAGCCGCAGCCGCTCCCGTTCGCCAATGAACGGGGACAAATCGCCAGAAAGTAACAAACTGAAAGCTGATTAAGAGGaggagaaaagaaaacaaaTGAATGGGGAATGAATGAAAAATGGATTTATGGAGCGAAGCTTTGACGAAAGTTTCTCTTGTGTTTCCTTCTTTTTTCTACATTAAACACATTCAAGAAGCCAATTTCATCATGCCTGGTCTTAAGACGTCAACTTTTCCGACATTACTTGTAATTAACATAATATATACATTGTTTTGATATGCGAAAATTCTCGGAAATCTTTCTCTCCCCGTGGAAACGTGAACTTTGAAAATGTATGTAAACTATCGATCGGCTTATGTATGATTAATTTGTATATGGTTTATTTGCTTGAACCAATCTGGTACGTTGGTTTCACTTAATTTTAATCAATTGTACACATCCTCCTGACACCACTCGCATTTAGAGAAATAAGATGTCTTCATACGTACCTTAAACGGACTCTACACGTTTTCGATGTATCTCCGTATATCGAGGATTCCCTGTAATGGCTTTTTGTATATATTCCTAACAATCACATTACAATGTGGAAATATGTGATGTGTATTAAATTTAGTGGTAAGAGGTATCTTATTGTCAATAAAAATTCATGCCAAGCCTACTGTGTATCTTGTTTTTTTCACATACAAAGGAAATTCACTCTTAGTTCTTTTTACTAGATTAACTTACACAAGATGGCGGATCATAAAAGAAAATTGCAAGCAGCTGGAAATTCAGATGCATCGAATTCAGCTCGCGAACGAACAAAGCCAACTGCGAGATTGTTAAAAATTCTTCAGTCTTTTGTTCGACGACTTGAATGCTCATAAACAGGTTTAGAACACGCGGAACAGCAAGGAATTAGACAGATGCTTGACGCGTCGTAAAGAGGCTATGTTAAGGCCTGTTCTGTTCGAATGTCAGAACACCGGAACTCTACGTGCCAAAAGAATGATCTCCCAAAGTCATTGCAAGGGGCTGAGGATGCTGATATAGTCTGGGGCATGATAACCGAGAGATTTCCGAATGCTGCTCCCCTCCTCTGCGAAATGGAGGCAGTGATCGATCGCGCCGAGGACCTCCTTCAACAACTACGAGCACCCTGCCAACGCGAGATTGGTTGGTTTGCGTTTTAAAATAATGGTCTTGTTAAGCCACGAACATTTCAATCTTTGCCTTAACCCCTTGTCCTACGATTTTAGTAAAAGTAAACTGTCCAACTACTGTATTCTTTATTAATATGTATTTGTAATGATCGTCGAAAAAaaggaatattttaaaggaaaatgtATCGTTATAGGAGAAATTAGACTTCATTACCATATTCGTGTGAAAAACTTACGATTTTTGCCTTTTTGGCTTAACATCTTGTCCTACGATTTTAGTAAAAGTAAACTGTCCAACTACTTTATTCTTTGTTAATATGTATTTGTAATGATCgtcgaaaaaaaaggaaattaaacttCATTACGATATTCGCGTGAAAAACTTACGATTTTTGCCTTTTTGACTTAACCCCTTGCCCTACGATTTTAGTAAAAGTAAACTGTTCAACTATTTTATTCTTTGTTAATATGTAATTGTAATGATCGTCGaaaaaaaaggaatattttaaaggaaaatgtATCGTTATAGGAGAAATTAGACTTCATTACGATGTTCGTGTGAAAAACTTACGAGTCAAAAGTTATTAAGgttatgaattttattttatcgttcaaattagaaattatacagggtgttcggccacgcctagGAAAAActttaacgagagattctagaagccaaaataagacaaaaatcaagaataccaatttattgatggaggcttcgttaaaaagttattaacaattaaattcaaaaatttcaaatcgttctagaaaaattatttttagttgaaggggtcaatggcaatcatttttggtaaatagacataccctcgaaatcctacccactttcgagaaaaaaattcaaaaaggtgtgacatttttcgacggaaaaaaaaaatttcaaatcgttttggaaaaattattttcggttgcgggggacaattacaatcatttttggtcattacagataccctcgaaatcctacccactttcgagaaaaaaattcgaaaaggtgtgaaatttttcgacgaaaaaaaaaaattccaaatcattttggaaaaattgttttcggttgcgggggacaattacaatcatttttggtcattacagatatccccgaaatcctacccattttccagaaaaaaattcgagaagatactaaaattttttgacaaaattaaaaaatttcaaatcatattaaaaaaattatatttagttacagaggtcaattacaagcatttttggtgaatagacatacccccgaaatcctacgcactttcgagaaaaaaattcgagtaggtagacaaatttttcaacaaaattgaaaagtttcaaatcgtcctaaaaaaattatttttagttgcgtgagtcaattgcaatcatttttggtgaatagacatacccccgaaatcctacgtattttcgagaaaaaaattcgagtaggtagacaaatttttcaacaaaattgaaaagtttcaaatcgtcctaaaaaaattatttttagttgaaggggtcaattgcaatcatttttggtgaatagacatacccccgaaatcctactcagtttcgagaaaaaaattcagtacgggtgaaactttaaacgttaataactttttaacgaagcctcaatcaacaaactagtattcttgattttcgtcttattttggcctctagaatctagggGTGGTCGATCACCCTGTATTTTGGTTATTCGTACGTTTGCGAATTAACACTTTGAACGTTTCCATATGAGAATATGCGTATTTACGGGGGTTATTTTTATTGAATTCCTGATTAGAAACGTTGCATAATATGGAGTCGATATAACGATTATAATTTGATTTGCTAGAATTATACTGAAATCGAAGTACTCTTATTGATGATTCGAGTTCAATAGGGGCATTGTAATAATGACTAAGAATCAGTATTGATCAAAAGATAATGAAAATCACTGATTTAGTCGACGATAATCGGAACTGACTAGCGATTAACTTAATTGCCAATCACTAGGAATGATAATTTGGGTAacgattaatttatttattcgagAGAAATAGATACACAATGCCCGTATATTGCTAATGAAATGTTTCATCATGATTCAGTATCATTCACAATTCCCGTGTCTAGAAACATCCACCTCCTTCTGTACTCCTGATTCGGAGGAATCGACTCTGATGATTTCCGCTAGGGGGTCGTTGAGCACCGAAAATGACGTACGTATCAGAGGTTAATCCGAATGATTCGATCGTCCCAAACGGACTGTGGCCTATTACAGAGCACAGAAAACGATGCCGACAGAAACATCGCGGGGACACAGATTTCTAGGAGCGACGTGTACGAAGAAATCTTCGAATCGAATCACGGCAACCAGAACTCGGTTTTCAGAGACCAGGCCGTTGAAGTTCGATCGAGCGCCTCGTCTAAGACTGATCGTTCCGCGTGCGAAAATTACGCGATCGCCGAGGAATCAGCTTCGTCGAAAGACGCACGTCCGTGGGGTTTAATTATAAAATCGAAATATTCTTTTGTAACGATTGTAAGACTGATCGCCGGTTCCCCGTAGACGTCGACCAAAGAACGAAGGAAGCGCGTAGCCTGGAGGCCTGGGAACAAGTTGTCAACAATGCTATGCGGAAATCGATCGTCGGTTGGGGCAGCGATAGATACGAACGAATCGCGTAAACGGGACACGGGCATATTTCTTTTTGGTTCGAGTAGAAAAATGATGCGAATAGTTGCCGCTAGAGGGCTAttgattatcctctaaaattcatgAAACGTAACGCAAATCCATTTTCCAATCTATTTCATTTTGTAAGAGCATCGTTAAATTGCTTCTGTCTGGAACCGAAATAGAGATACGACCGTTCCAGGTTTCGCGATCCATCCTGCGACTGTTCCACTTTACCGACTCGATCTTTTTACTTCAGGCAAGTGTCAATCGCACAAGGAGGCGGTCGCTGTCGATAAAAAGCGAAACAAAGACGTGGAGCATAGAATAGAAAGCGACATTGCGGATGGTAATTGTATTTCAACCTTTCAGAGTGCTGGATACTTAATTATGTGTAAAATTAAAGCAACACTGATATAGAAATTAATACTATTGTAATTGTATGGGCAATCGAAGTAGAATCGATATTAGAATATATTTCATAGAGCGCGAGGAGTCTTGCATCGTTCTGCATCGGCAAGGTAGATGCACGGATGTCGGTAATGTCGATGACTCTGCGATCGACATCGATTCGGACCAAAATGAGAGGAGCCAAGTCTCGATTGAAACTAAAGACGATACACTGAACGTTTCGTTTCAGGTACAGTGTTCCTGTTCGTCTGGTACCTTTAATTTATAGTCTACAGTTCGTTGtattgtttgaatttaattaaaggGCAGCGGCGACGAAAGTTCAGCGAAATTCACGGGACAAAAGAATCCGTTGAGCATTTTCGAGGCGTATTCGAAACGATGCAAGGTTCCAATAATGTATCAGTATATTACCGAGGGCCCACATCGTCACAAATCAAACGTTTTCGTAATACGCGGCAGTCTGGCTGAATTTGCAAGTAAAACTTTAATATTGGGTGAATCTATTCGATATCTATTCGAATGTTAATTTCATAGCAACTGCTCGTGGCGACAGCGAAGAATCCGCCAAAAACAGCTTGGCTGCAACGATACTGAGGATGATTGCCAACCACCAGATGAACGACGGGGAATTTTCCACGCTGTTGCGTCTCTCGGATGAAGAGTACGTAACTCGTGCAATAACtagacaattttattttttcaaaacaGTGGGGAGAATAATACCGTGACTTGTATTTACATTACTTTACACGACGAAGTTTGTAACTATGGATTTGATTCGACAGAATGCTGGAAATAATTCGTTTCGGTACGACTAGCCCGAGGGAAACTGCCCAGCGAAAACTGTACCAAATCTGTCTCGAGATGAAAGAACCAGTACCGAAGTATTGCGTCGATAAAGCTCAAACTAACGAAGGGTACACTTACGTCGCTACTTGCACCGCTTTGGGATACACTAGCAAAGGTAATTCACGCGTTTGAGGATTAAAAACCTACGATTGCTTCTTAACCCTGTCCCGATTCAACGAGAACTGGCAGGAATTAGAACCAGAGAGGGTCACGTGACCGACGCTGTGGCCGCGGATGATTGGCTGCTGAACTCACTGCTCAGggtcgctttttagcgatccctGAGAAGGGCCCTCGCGTGACACATTGAATCCAATCGAAGATGATTTAAtcacaaattaaaaatttattttactagtCATTAAAACGTCTTGCGGTTGGAGAAAATACATTGAACGTGTAATATTGAGGTTGAGTACTCTTTGCTCAAAAAATTAGCTTCTTTTCTACTACATACGTATttagggatctggccattacgtTTCAGTCCTGATGCAgctgtttatacagggtgttcggccacccctgggaaaaattttagtgagagattctggaggctaaaataagacgatttgttgatgaagacttcgttaaaaagttattaacaattaaattcaacaatttcaaatcgttctggaaaaattattttcgattgcgggggtcaattgcaatcatttttggtgaatacacgtacctccgaaatcctatccactttcgagaaaaaaaatcgagaaagtactgaaatttttcggcgaaaaaaaaaatttttaattaattctgaaaaaattattttcagttgcgggggtcaattacaatcatttttggtgaatatacatacccccgaaatcttgcgcatttccgagaaaaaaattcaataccggcggaacttcaaacgttaataactttttaacgatgcctccatcaacaaattggtattcttgattttcgtcttattttggcctctagaatcccccattaaaatttatcccaggggtggccgatcacACTGTATTTCCTGccaattctcgttgaacagggtATCTATCTAACCTATACGGATACGGAGGTTTTACTGTATTCTTGCCATTTTTTCCATTAAGCTTTTGCATTTACAGGTCGCGGTTTCAGGGAATGTGTTGCCAAAAAATCAGCCGCTGACGAGTTGTACCGTCAACTGTATTGTTCAGACAAGAAATGAGGaataaacgttctggaaaatccCTCGACTCTAAGAAGGGCTTCTGAAGGGTCTCGATGGCTTCCATACATACTTAGATTCGTTAACTTTGATCCTCATcgacaaataaaattttctattatCAAATCGCAAAATGACTTTTCTTTCCGTACTCAATTATGATAAAATTTTAACTTGACAATATCTTCCATCGATGTGACTTTTTAAATTCACGATAACACTGCTTCTTCTTACAATTACTTCTAGTTTTACAAAGACAGAGAGCATATGCCTGCAGAGCTTGTGGATAGCCCCTGAACGGCCCTGAACTGTCCTCAAAAACCATTCGACAGAAATATACTAGGTCTAGCTGAAGAGATTTTGTTTTTAAAGCCATAGTTGAATTGGTTGACAGCAGTGCTCGGCTAAGGTATCTTGGCTACTATCCAAGGTAGCTTGCCGGTTTTCTTGAAAGACCAGTAGTCGTACAATAACTTTCCGATGATCAGGAATATCAGCGACGCAAGTATGATGTTCAGAACGTCCAAAGGATGCAGCAATGGATCCTCATCTGGCGAGGTGCAGATCTCTATGCGCGTCAGGTCGCGTATCTTGAAACGAGCCAAATTTTAAATAACCATGCAGTGTGTTCGGTACCAATACGgcagaaattttaatgagagattctagagggcaaaataagacgaaaatcaagaatattaatttgttaatcgaggcttcgtttaaaagttattaacgtttaaagttccgcctgtagaacggcaatctgcgagcaGCTGCGCGCGCAcgacagtggttctcactcagcacgttctacagacggatctttaaatgttaataactttcaaacgaagcctcaatcgacaaattagtattcttgattttcgtcttattttggcctctagaatctccctttaaaTTTTTGTCGTATAAataccgaacactctgtatttgCAAATGCATTAGATGTCTCGTTCCAGCGTTGTATAGCGAATTGCTTACAGTTTTGCCAGAATTCTCGTCGCCGTTCATTGGGGAACACCTGATGTCGTTGACGTCTTTCACGAGACTCGTGTACTTGATCAGCAGATCCTGAAATTAAGTTTTATTCCCCACAAATGGCCTTGCATAAGATTGTGTATATATCATTCGTTCACCTGAAAACCAGGCGTGAAGAGGCAGTCGCACCGCCACGGGTTGTTCGCAAGGTACAAGCTGACAGCGTTTCCGTTGTGCTGCAACACGTTCGCCAGAGCATACGTAGGCAGCTGAAACAATGTCGTGGATAAGCTGATCGTCTCTTAAGCATTTAAACCGTAATTAGCATATTAAACAGTGCAAGTGTATCGGAACGTAAATCCCCTGACTCAACCGGTAGGTAATAAAGATCAATGCTTAATCCCCTTGCCAAAGTGTGCTGTATCAAGGGCGGAGTCAGAATGTTCAAAATTTAATCATcaactatttattttttaatatagttTTCCTTTCAGCCATTTATTTCCAAAGAAAGCTGAATTCGGAATTGCTAGGAGGGGAGCAAGTGGCCCATTTACTTCACCCTGACTACGCCCTTGTCCTAGATTACGAACAACGACACGAACATCGGTTAGCTTGTTTCCACGGAGGCTGAGCAAACGAAAACGATCCACCCAGCTCGATCCCTCCAGCTGGACGATCGACTCGATGAGATTGTTATCCAGGTACAGGTCTATCACTCCTCTGTAGACAGGGTTCGTCGTGAGCGGCGTCAGATCATTTATCTGCAACAGAACCAATCGGATCCGAGGTATAAGAGCGTTCTTAAATTGTTGAAGTAACATAACAGTTTTATAAATTGAATGTCAAGAATAAATCGACCTTGTTTCCATTCAAACGAAGAGTGGTGGTGTTCGCTGGCAAGAAACCCGGCATTTCCGTCAGGTCACGATGACTGCAGTTCACCGAAGCAAACGCCATCAGTTGCCTCTGTATGTGTTTCCCGCCCTGGCCCACGACGTACACCAGCTCACAGTCGCACACAGTCCTCGTGCACTCCTCTTTCAGCGT
This region includes:
- the B52 gene encoding serine and arginine rich splicing factor B52 isoform X18 — encoded protein: MVGTRVYVGGLPYGTRERDLERFFRGYGRFRDVLIKNGYGFVEFDDYRDADDAVYELNGKELLGERITVERARGTPRGSDQWRYGDSRGGYGDSRRSARDDMRHDRDSVNRNTRTASSYKQSLPRYGPPTRTEYRLTVENLSSRVSWQDLKDYMRQAGEVTYADAHKQRRNEGVVEFATYSDLKNAIDKLDDTELNGRRIRLIEDKRRGRRSRSSSSRSRSRSRSRSRRRSRSRSRSRRSSRSRSRRSSRSKSRAHSKSKSKSKSKSPERSRSRSKSKSKAERSKSRSQSKSKAKSPSNSSYRDRSSRERSRGDRSRSRSGSKHSKSRSRSRSPMNGDKSPESNKLKAD
- the B52 gene encoding serine and arginine rich splicing factor B52 isoform X14 encodes the protein MVGTRVYVGGLPYGTRERDLERFFRGYGRFRDVLIKNGYGFVEFDDYRDADDAVYELNGKELLGERITVERARGTPRGSDQWRYGDSRGGYGDSRRSARDDMRHDRDSVNRNTRTASSYKQSLPRYGPPTRTEYRLTVENLSSRVSWQDLKDYMRQAGEVTYADAHKQRRNEGVVEFATYSDLKNAIDKLDDTELNGRRIRLIEDKRRGRRSRSSSSRSRSRSRSRSRRRSRSRSRYSRRSRTRSRSRRSSRSRSRRSSRSKSRAHSKSKSKSKSKSPERSRSRSKSKSKAERSKSRSQSKSKAKSPSNSSYRDRSSRERSRGDRSRSRSGSKHSKSRSRSRSPMNGDKSPESNKLKAD
- the B52 gene encoding serine and arginine rich splicing factor B52 isoform X16, whose protein sequence is MVGTRVYVGGLPYGTRERDLERFFRGYGRFRDVLIKNGYGFVEFDDYRDADDAVYELNGKELLGERITVERARGTPRGSDQWRYGDSRGGYGDSRRSARDDMRHDRDSVNRNTRTASSYKQSLPRYGPPTRTEYRLTVENLSSRVSWQDLKDYMRQAGEVTYADAHKQRRNEGVVEFATYSDLKNAIDKLDDTELNGRRIRLIEDKRRGRRSRSSSSRSRSRSRSRSRRRSRSRSRYSRRSRTRSRSRRSSRSRSRRSSRSKSRAHSKSKSKSKSKSPERSRSRSKSKSKAERSKSRSQSKSKAKSPSKDRSSRERSRGDRSRSRSGSKHSKSRSRSRSPMNGDKSPESNKLKAD
- the B52 gene encoding serine and arginine rich splicing factor B52 isoform X3 translates to MVGTRVYVGGLPYGTRERDLERFFRGYGRFRDVLIKNGYGFVEFDDYRDADDAVYELNGKELLGERITVERARGTPRGSDQWRYGDSRGGYGDSRRSARDDMRHDRDSVNRNTRTASSYKQSLPRYGPPTRTEYRLTVENLSSRVSWQDLKDYMRQAGEVTYADAHKQRRNEGVVEFATYSDLKNAIDKLDDTELNGRRIRLIEDKRRGRRSRSSSSRSRSRSRSRSRRRSRSRSRYSRRSRTRSRSRRSSRSRSRRSSRSKSRAHSKSKSKSKSKSPERSRSRSKSKSRDRSKSKSKSKSKSRSRSRSKAERSKSRSQSKSKAKSPSKDRSSRERSRGDRSRSRSGSKHSKSRSRSRSPMNGDKSPESNKLKAD
- the B52 gene encoding serine and arginine rich splicing factor B52 isoform X19, yielding MVGTRVYVGGLPYGTRERDLERFFRGYGRFRDVLIKNGYGFVEFDDYRDADDAVYELNGKELLGERITVERARGTPRGSDQWRYGDSRGGYGDSRRSARDDMRHDRDSVNRNTRTASSYKQSLPRYGPPTRTEYRLTVENLSSRVSWQDLKDYMRQAGEVTYADAHKQRRNEGVVEFATYSDLKNAIDKLDDTELNGRRIRLIEDKRRGRRSRSSSSRSRSRSRSRSRRRSRSRSRYSRRSRTRSRSRRSSRSRSRRSSRSKSRAHSKSKSKSKSKSPERSRSRSKSKDRSSRERSRGDRSRSRSGSKHSKSRSRSRSPMNGDKSPESNKLKAD
- the B52 gene encoding serine and arginine rich splicing factor B52 isoform X10, encoding MVGTRVYVGGLPYGTRERDLERFFRGYGRFRDVLIKNGYGFVEFDDYRDADDAVYELNGKELLGERITVERARGTPRGSDQWRYGDSRGGYGDSRRSARDDMRHDRDSVNRNTRTASSYKQSLPRYGPPTRTEYRLTVENLSSRVSWQDLKDYMRQAGEVTYADAHKQRRNEGVVEFATYSDLKNAIDKLDDTELNGRRIRLIEDKRRGRRSRSSSSRSRSRSRSRSRRRSRSRSRSRRSSRSRSRRSSRSKSRAHSKSKSKSKSKSPERSRSRSKSKSRDRSKSKSKSKSKSRSRSRSKAERSKSRSQSKSKAKSPSKDRSSRERSRGDRSRSRSGSKHSKSRSRSRSPMNGDKSPESNKLKAD
- the B52 gene encoding serine and arginine rich splicing factor B52 isoform X20; the encoded protein is MVGTRVYVGGLPYGTRERDLERFFRGYGRFRDVLIKNGYGFVEFDDYRDADDAVYELNGKELLGERITVERARGTPRGSDQWRYGDSRGGYGDSRRSARDDMRHDRDSVNRNTRTASSYKQSLPRYGPPTRTEYRLTVENLSSRVSWQDLKDYMRQAGEVTYADAHKQRRNEGVVEFATYSDLKNAIDKLDDTELNGRRIRLIEDKRRGRRSRSSSSRSRSRSRSRSRRRSRSRSRSRRSSRSRSRRSSRSKSRAHSKSKSKSKSKSPERSRSRSKSKDRSSRERSRGDRSRSRSGSKHSKSRSRSRSPMNGDKSPESNKLKAD
- the B52 gene encoding serine and arginine rich splicing factor B52 isoform X4, with the translated sequence MSTRVFVGGLTYRVRERDLEKFFRKYGRIKEVAMKNGFAFVEFDDYRDADDAVYELNGKELLGERITVERARGTPRGSDQWRYGDSRGGYGDSRRSARDDMRHDRDSVNRNTRTASSYKQSLPRYGPPTRTEYRLTVENLSSRVSWQDLKDYMRQAGEVTYADAHKQRRNEGVVEFATYSDLKNAIDKLDDTELNGRRIRLIEDKRRGRRSRSSSSRSRSRSRSRSRRRSRSRSRYSRRSRTRSRSRRSSRSRSRRSSRSKSRAHSKSKSKSKSKSPERSRSRSKSKSRDRSKSKSKSKSKSRSRSRSKAERSKSRSQSKSKAKSPSKDRSSRERSRGDRSRSRSGSKHSKSRSRSRSPMNGDKSPESNKLKAD